From Camelus ferus isolate YT-003-E chromosome 15, BCGSAC_Cfer_1.0, whole genome shotgun sequence, the proteins below share one genomic window:
- the KCNS3 gene encoding potassium voltage-gated channel subfamily S member 3 — MVFGEFFHRHGQDEELVNLNVGGFKQSVDQSTLLRFPHTRLGKLLTCHSEEAILELCDDYSVADKEYYFDRNPSLFRYVLNFYYTGKLHVMEELCVFSFCQEIEYWGLNELFLDSCCSSRYQERKEESHEKDWDQKSNDASTDSSFEESTLFEKELEKFDKLRFGQLRKKIWIRMENPAYCLSAKLIAISSLSVVLASIVAMCVHSMSEFQNEDGEVDDPVLEGVEIACIAWFTGELAVRLVAAPCQKKFWKNPLNIIDFVSIIPFYATLAVDTKEEESEDIENMGKVVQILRLMRIFRILKLARHSVGLRSLGATLRHSYHEVGLLLLFLSVGISIFSVLIYSVEKDDHSSSLTSIPVCWWWATISMTTVGYGDTHPVTLAGKLIASSCIICGILVVALPITIIFNKFSKYYQKQKDIDVDQCSEDPPEKCHELPYFNIRDIYAQRMHAFITSLSSVGIVVSDPDSTDASSIEDNEDVCNTASLENCTAK; from the coding sequence ATGGTGTTTGGTGAGTTTTTCCATCGCCACGGACAAGACGAGGAACTTGTCAACCTGAACGTGGGGGGCTTTAAGCAGTCCGTCGACCAGAGCACCCTCCTGCGTTTCCCTCACACCAGGCTCGGGAAGCTGCTCACCTGCCACTCGGAGGAGGCTATCCTGGAGCTGTGTGATGACTACAGTGTGGCGGACAAAGAGTACTATTTTGACCGGAACCCGTCCCTGTTCAGATACGTGCTGAACTTTTATTACACGGGGAAGCTGCACGTCATGGAGGAGCTGTGCGTGTTCTCCTTCTGCCAGGAGATCGAGTACTGGGGCCTCAACGAGCTCTTCCTTGACTCCTGCTGCAGCAGTCGCTACCAGGAGCGCAAGGAGGAAAGCCACGAGAAGGACTGGGACCAGAAGAGCAACGATGCGAGCACCGACTCCTCCTTTGAAGAGTCGACCCTGTTcgagaaggagctggagaagTTTGACAAGCTGCGATTCGGTCAGCTCCGGAAGAAGATCTGGATTCGAATGGAAAACCCGGCCTACTGCCTGTCGGCCAAGCTCATCGCCATCTCCTCCTTGAGCGTGGTGCTGGCCTCCATCGTGGCCATGTGTGTCCACAGCATGTCGGAGTTCCAGAACGAGGACGGGGAGGTGGACGACCCCGTGCTGGAAGGCGTGGAGATCGCGTGCATCGCCTGGTTCACCGGAGAGCTTGCCGTCCGGCTGGTTGCTGCTCCCTGTCAAAAGAAGTTCTGGAAAAATCCTCTGAACATCATCGACTTCGTCTCCATTATCCCCTTTTATGCCACCCTGGCGGTGGACACCAAGGAGGAAGAGAGCGAGGACATTGAGAACATGGGCAAGGTGGTCCAGATCCTCAGGCTTATGAGAATTTTCCGAATTCTCAAGCTTGCCCGGCACTCGGTGGGACTTCGGTCCCTCGGGGCCACACTGAGGCACAGCTACCACGAAGTTGGGCTGCTGCTCCTCTTCCTGTCGGTGGGCATCTCCATCTTTTCTGTGCTTATCTACTCTGTAGAGAAAGACGACCACTCGTCCAGCCTCACCAGCATCCCCGTCTGCTGGTGGTGGGCCACCATCAGCATGACGACCGTTGGCTATGGAGACACCCACCCTGTCACCTTGGCCGGGAAGCTTATTGCCAGCTCGTGCATCATCTGTGGCATCTTGGTGGTGGCCCTTCCGATCACCATTATCTTCAACAAGTTTTCCAAGTACTACCAGAAGCAAAAGGACATTGATGTGGACCAGTGTAGTGAGGACCCACCAGAGAAGTGTCATGAGCTCCCTTACTTTAACATTAGGGACATCTATGCCCAGCGGATGCACGCCTTCATCACCAGTCTCTCTTCTGTGGGAATCGTGGTGAGCGATCCCGATTCCACGGATGCTTCAAGCATTGAAGACAACGAGGATGTTTGTAACACGGCATCCTTGGAGAACTGCACAGCAAAATGA